TGCTAAACTTGAGAACAGAGCCTCAGCTTGGGGTACAGGCCCAAGGGACAGGCTTGAGACCAAGAAGTTAGCCAGAGacttgggggaggagggaatggtGGCCAGTGCCCTCTCACCTTGAACTTCTTGCCGCCTACGGTCTCCATGTCACATTCCTTGCCGATGGTGAACTTGTTGGTCATGGAGTGGCCGCTCGGGTAGTGCTGGGACCAAATGAAATTCTGCCCGTCCTGCTGCACCTCCGTGACAATCTTGAAGTTTCTGCCCTTTTCGATAACATCGCTGGGGAGCCCTGGCCCAGGGACAAGTAGAGCGGCCGGGTAAGAGCTGTTTACAACCTGTGGCTTTGGGAGAGGGCTTTCCTCCCTGGTGGCCGGCTAGCACAATGGTTAGGAGCACAAATCCCAATTctaccatgaaccatgagcttgGATGAGCCActatctctgagcctcagagttTCCATTGACAAAATGGGTATAATAGGGCCCATTTCACAGGGCTGTTGCAAGGTTGAAATCAAAGTGGTAGTGTCTTATAAAAGTCCTGACATATAACTGACAATAAATATCAGCTGCTCTTCTGATAATACCATAGCATAAATATAACAGACACTGCCAACCCCACAATGTCCTTGAATGAATGGGACCGTCCGCACTGTCTCCTAAGGCTCTTATCTCACAGATTAGCCAATGAAGACCCAGAGCAGGAAGGGGGCTGCTCAGCATCTCAGTGGAGGCTAGCAGCAGAACCAGGTTTACAGTTGACACCCTTCTGTTCCACATGGGACTGTTGTAGGGGAAGCCAAGTCACTAATCCTTGAGGGCCACTCCCAATAATTGACCCAGAAGGGCTCTTATCTCCCCAAGACCCCAGGGCACATGTGCCCTGCTCTCAGGGCCTCTGTGGCCCCCCAGGGCTGTCCTCTGACTCGTGACAATGATGCTGCCTCAGACTTAGCTGATGCACTACGATTACTGCAGGATTGTCAGGGCCACTGTCCTGTGGCCTCCTCACACACAGTGCTGCAAATGGATGGTGACAGGAGTGGCGTCTTTGATCTCTGTCCATAGTTTCTAGCCCAGGAGGAGGCCCATGTCCATTGAATGGCCAAGTGAATGCATAGTTTTCAAACCTGGTCTCTATACTAACCCTTTGGTCACCTCTCCCCAGGCAGGACGTGGTGGCCCCCCTTCATCATCTCATCATAGGGGCCTGGATTCTAATGATCCCTGCCCCTGATTTACAGCACATcatgcccaggcaccccatcaataGCAGCAGACTGGCCCTTGCATATAGCAGGTGTTCAGTATacgtttgaatgaatgaaaaaaccaATCAAGTCTCCAGCTCACTAActactggctgtgtgatcttggactaGTCACTCAGCTCCTCTGGGCCTCAAAGAGTTTGGGTTCCTGGCCCCAAGCTGGCTGTGACAGGCCAGCCCTGGGAAGGGGTACTCACACATTCACTCACCAAGGCGTTTCATGAACTCGTCATAATTTTTCTCACTCTCGATCTCATACTTGCCGTTGAAGGCCATGCTGCTGGGACAGCTGGAAGGCAGATGGCAgggagatgaggaagaagagTCGTAGCGCTGAGGGGCCCGGTGTCCCAGCTTATAAACTCTTCCACGTGCTGGGGCTCAGCCCCTAAGtcaccccacctctccctccaaCCCCTGAAGAGGAAGCACTTGCTGCTTTATGAGTGGGCAGGACCTAGAGGAACAGAGCCCTGAGGTTAGTCATCCTCGGGAAGTGCTGGCTGTAAGCCCACTGCCCCTCCCAGCAAGGATGGTGGCAATGCCATGGCCTTTGAGGCCCCATCCACCGCTGCCATCCCACGCTCCGAACTTCGACCTTGCTCTGCCTTCCAGCCATGCTCTCATCACCCCTTATTGACTCCTTCACCCCCTCATCCATCCACCAAAGTGCACCAAGAACCCTGCAGGCGGGGCTGGCACTGAGGAAACACAGACGCATGAGGCCTATACCCTTCCACACGGAGCTCCCAGTCTAGTCCCAAGACAAAGCGCCTGCCTGCAGAGAACCCTCAGCAGGCAGGGTGTCAGTCCTGAGACACatgcagatgtggggctggagcgTTTTCCCTAGGAGATGGCAGTGCTGGTCCATAGGAACAATAGGGTTTGGacgcttattttctttttcttttttctttttcttttatgtttatttttgagagacagagggagacagagtgtgagcaggggaggggcagagagagggggaggcacagaacccaaagcaggttccaggctctgagctgtcagcacagagcccaatgcagcactcaaactcacaaactgagatcatggcctgagctgaagtctaacacttaaccgacggagccacccaggcgccccatggattTAGGAATCTAAAGAAACAGGAGGGCTAGAGAAGGCTGAGAACACGAGGAGTTGATAGTCTAGGATGAGGGAACAGTGTGATGAAGGTGGGAAGGGccatgaagaaaggaaatgagtttgGCTGCagcaaggaggaaagaaagcacaGTGCAGATGATGCCAGCAAGGTAAAGCAGCGGCCCAGTGGCCCGGGGAGCAGCTTGGAGCAGGAGCTGCCAGGGTGCATGTGCCACATGCCAGGCACAGGCCAGGAGCTCGGTGCATTATATGTTGTTCGGAGGTCACaagtggcagggtggggggtaggggggttAGACCCCAGACTTCCAGTTCCTGTCCCACCTTCTGTCACCACTTCACCCTCGggacctccctctgtctccttggCTATAACTCCTGCCCTGCCTGTCTTGAGGGACTGCTCCCTGGATCAGACTGACCATGCCTTCTATGAGGACTGtcatttttcttattactgaTGATGGAAATTTCTgcgactctgtctctttttctggaATCAGCTCTTCATGGATCCCCATCATTACTATCCAAAACAGAATTCACCACAGACCTGGGACTTAGTGGTTCTGAACACGTGAAACTCTCTTCACCACATCCTGCCATCTTCAGTCTCCAGTCTTAGAATTAAAGAAGCCaagggtctttttaaaaaaaaaaaaacaggggcacctgggtggctcagtcggttaagcgtcggctttggctcaggtcatgatctcacgtttcatgggttcgagccccgtgtccagctctgtgctgacggctagctcagagcctggagcctgtttcagattctgtgtctccctctctctctgaccctcccctgctcatgctgtctctctctgtctctcaaaaataaataaaagacattttttaaaaagttaaaaacaaaacaaaacaggggcacctgggtagctcagctagatctttaggttatttccaatctttttcttttttttcttttttatgtttatttatatttgagagagagagggagttagagtgcaagcaggggaggcacagagatagagggagacacagaatctgaagcagactccagcatctgagctgtcagcacagagcccgacatggggcttcaactcaccaactatgagatcatgacctgagccgaagtcggatgctcaatcgactgagctacccaggctccctaccccccaccccccgccgtcTTTCTTTATGACAAATAACTCTAAGATAAACATTCTTGTTCATGCCTCTCAAAGTACATGTCAGATCATTTACTAAGGATGAATTTCCACTaaactgtatgttagctaatttaaatttaaattttatttaattatttttttaatttattttaattttctaatgttttatttatttttgatacagagagagaaagagcatggacaAAGCgttttgtatttatgtttatatctATTACTCTACCGCCTTTCCAAATACAGCAGTCTCTACTCCCACCCAGAGCATCGAGAATTCCCCTCTGACAGTAATGATGACGTAACAGTGgcaataatagctaacatttattggcTGTTTCTTACCCACTGGGTTCGCTGGTGAGTGTGTTGCAtagatgatctcatttaatctgcaaCACGAAACCGTGAGGTCAATACCATTATTGTCCCATTTTGCCAAGGAGGAAACAGAGGTTCAGCAAAGTAACTTGTGCAAAGCCACAGCGCCCCAGTGGGTAGCTCCCGCTTACTACCAAAACAACTTTCGACGTCATTTAAACACACTTTCCAAAAATCCTCCATAACCCATCCCCTTAACACAatgactgttttgttttgttttttacttttttcctccctctttatcccttctctgttttctctctcatccttgctttctttctcactgACCCTAAGTATAGTAGATAAATAATAGCCATAATCACCATGTAAATACAATATTCCATTCTAGTTTTCTCTGCTCAGCATTAGTTTGTATACACAGACTTGCGTGTTTACGAaaaaactgcctttttttttaagtttctttatgtattttgagagagagagagagagaatgagcagagaaggggtagagagagagagagagagaggatctgaaacaggctctgggctgacagtgaagagcccgacatggggctctaacccacacacactgaaatcatgacctgagccaaagtcagacacttaaccaactgagccacccaggcgcccccccctttatatgattttttaaaaagcatttccttAAACTGAAGCCCCAGAATGGGATTACAAAGTTATGGGATCCGGAACATTCTTATAACTCTTAACATGGTTTGCCAAGATGGATCTGTATCGGTTTGACATCCAGCTTGTCTGGGTGCTTAGGACACAGAGTTTAGACCAGCTTTAGTACTTTCCCCAACATACTATCCCCTAACATCTCAAACTGTGTCATCTTGagaatctatttcttttctttttaataaactttatggTATAAAgggattttaattttctaattataaaagtagtTGATGTTCACAATAGACAAATTGGGAGAAACAAAGCACAGATAAACTAAAATCTACCTAAATTCCGATAAAGGTCTTATTTTTCAATTGTAAAATTAATACATACTCATTGTTTCAAAAGACAAACACTcatggttaaacatccaactcttgatttcagctcaggtcatgaccttatcattcatgagattgagctccgtgtcaggctccatgcttaggattctctttctccttctctctctgcccctcccccacttgcagacactctctctctctctctctctctctctctctctctctttctctctctcccccctttcctccctctctctctctctctctttcgcaagataaataaacatttaaaaaagacaaacactcaCAAGCTTTGTAAGGAAAAAGTGAAAGTCCCACATCCCACTACATCTCATTTTCAAGAATCAGTTGCTGTTAAGTTCAGAGTATAGCTTTCTAGATGTTTTCCACATgcatacagatatattttctttttaacaaaagtgAAATCCCATTATACTGtttatcttgctttttttctatttagcaATATATCATGGACATTAATGGATCTTATTTCTTCATGGAAACTGAAAACTactccattcatttttttaaaatgttttttgtttgtttgtttattttttgagagagagagagagactaagttggggtggagcaaagagagagggagagagaaatcccaagtaggctatacactgtcagaacagatactgatgtgggactccaactcatgaactatgagatcatgacctgacctgaaaccaagagtcagatgcttaaccaattgagccacccaggcatgccccaTTCATTATTAAATAGCATTCCAAATGGATAAATCCACTAGGAATACGTTATGTCACATGATCTAGGCATGGGAAAACAGGGAGCATTTGCCATCTCCCTATAAACCTTGGAGGAAAATAATTTCACCGCAGTAACTGGCATGTATGGTAGGAGAAGGTGACGCTGATTGGTAAGCTAGGGAGGCTTAGGGGATGGGGTGTAGTCTCCTGGATTGCCCTCAGTTCTCTAGTCTTGGGGGAAGTGTACACTTTGCAGAGTCCCACCTTCATGCCTTGGCCTGACTGGATTGACTGCTCATCTTTCATTCGTCTTTCCAAATTCCCACCGTCCTTCCAACTCTGCCTCCTCTAGGGATCTTTCTCTGTTTACTCCAACCAATAGAATGTCTCTTGCAGGAATCCTGATAGCACGTACCATCTGCTTGTTAATGGCTCATGGGAGACCTGGACTCTATAGTCATATGCATTAGTCTTTATGTATTAGCTCAGGGACTTCAGACACACTactttcattcactcagcaaacataAGCTGAGCACCTAGTGTGTACTAGACTCTGGAACTGCCAAGTATCTGCCCTCAAGTCTCATGGCACAATCCGGCTAGAAAACAGGGAGTTACAACCCAGTGTGATAAGTGAGATAAAGCCCATAACATAACATGGGGATATTGTGGGAAAATAGAGAGATATCATCCtgaccacctctttttttttaatgttttattaatttttgatacaggagagacagagcatgagagggggagggtcagggagagaaggagacacagaaccggaagcaggctccaggctctgagctagctgtcagcacagagcctgactcggggctcgaacccacaaacatgaaatctgacctgagccaaagtcggagacttaaccgactgagccacccaggcgcccccatcctgaCCACCCTTTAAGGATCAGGGAAGACTGATGTGAGAGGAGCTGACCAATAAGCCAAACCTCAACTTACTCATTATTAaatgaggattttaaaaaagccatcttccagaggtttttttttttaattttttttaatttatttttgagacacagagagagacagcacgagcaggggagggtcagagaaagggagacatagaatctgaagacaggctccaagctctgggctagctgtcagcacagagcctgacgcggggctcgaacccacgaaccgtgagatcatgacctgagctgaagccagatgcttaactgactgagccacccaggcgcccctcttccagagttttaatgaatttaaatgagTACATaaataaagtgcttagcacaggaTCTATTATTTCATAAGTGCTCATTGAATGGTATTGTTATGCCCACTCATTGGCAATTTGTCCAGCCTTTTGAATTTGACTGttgttttgaattaatatttatttattgtagcattaacTTAACTCTTCACAAAGCATGTCTTTTATGACCCAATTAGATTGTAATCCCTTCAAGGAAAGAAGCTGCATTTCATACTTCCTTGTGAATGTGTACCTGAGAGACACTGGAACaatgttgatttcattttatttgttcaacTCAGTCTGCAATAGACTGTGAGGTTATGTACAGGGCAGTCCTCATACACTGCTAGGGGTCTGGGAGAGGAAGGCTCAGGAAAAACAGAAACTCCTGGGCTCTCGGGCTCTCCtgggctcttgactttggctcaggtcatgattttaggcTTCATGAGACGAAGAGCcacactgggattctctctctccctctctctctgccccactcctgcttgtttctctcgctcgcgctctctctctctctctctctctctctctttcaaaataaataaataaacttaaaaaaaaagaaagaaagaaattcctggGCTCTGACCCCCACCCAGAAGTTCTGACTTCGTGGATCTGGGTGGAGGCCTGGAATTTGCATTTGACACACCCCAGTGGTTGTGCTGTACAGTTACCCTGAGAAGCTCCAGGCCAGGGAGTGGGCAAGAGCCGGCAGGATGGACCTCTCCAGGCCTCTCCAGGCCCCACTTAACTTCCTTTCCTATGAACTTCCTTCTGTATGGTCAAAACTGTTTTGGCCTAAATAGCTACTCATCCAAGGTCAGCATCAAGGGCAGGACGGTGGCAGGGTGTGGGAAAGAACCGGGACCCCTGACTCAGCTGtgctcctcctctccccttcactGGAGTTTATGTGTGcgtctgaccctcccccccttctccacctgtgcccttcctctttccctcttcagcTGAGGTTCATTATTTGTTCAGACACTCACTGAGAACCTTCCAAGAGGTGTAAATGAACTCAAACTGCCTCCATATCTCGGTGAGTTTTTATGGGGCAATTGAACCAACAGAGAGACTACCCCAGTGGAGATCAAGAAAGCTCCAAGGCTAATCCCCCTGGGCCACTCCCAACTTCCCACCTGGACTCTGGCTCCTACCTCAAATCAGCCACCATTATTCTGAGAGTAACTAGCATAGGGAGGGGGAAATGCAGATGCTTCAGTCCATGGTTGGAGGAGAAGCCTTCCTCCTAACCTCCCCACCCCAGAACCTTCCAGCACCTTGCATGAAGTAAGTGATTGATCAGGGCTACACGTTCTTTAATCAAACCTCCTTCCTATTCTTTCCTCAACCAGAAATCCGAAATGCTTCTTGGGCTTCATCTTAGAATATCAAGGCTAAATGGGATCTCTGAGGGCAATTTATTCCATGATGATTCTCCCAGCTCTCCTCTCAGGAGTCAGCATTCCCTTGGAACGCCATCAGTACTTTGTTTACTCACCATTGGAAGCAGAAGAGGTAGAGACTCTGAGGCCAGAAGGCCTAGGTCTGAATCCCAGATCTGCCATTCActggctgagtgaccttgggcaagtcatgcATCTTCctgtatttcttgttttctcatgAGTTAATTATGTAAGTTAATTTCTgtaaag
This region of Suricata suricatta isolate VVHF042 chromosome 6, meerkat_22Aug2017_6uvM2_HiC, whole genome shotgun sequence genomic DNA includes:
- the FABP6 gene encoding gastrotropin, coding for MAFNGKYEIESEKNYDEFMKRLGLPSDVIEKGRNFKIVTEVQQDGQNFIWSQHYPSGHSMTNKFTIGKECDMETVGGKKFKATVQMEGGKIVADFPNYHHTSEIVGDKLVEISTIGGVTYERVSKRLA